From a single Kitasatospora sp. NBC_00458 genomic region:
- a CDS encoding thioesterase II family protein, with protein sequence MPDPAGSVSAPTFEVARRLEQDGQGLSRVFVSGRRAPSRPGPDERVHLRDDGGIVAEMREPSGTDPSVFASEEILRMVLPALRSDCRAAETYRTEPGAALASPITALTGDADPRTSIDGARAWRELTSGDFRLEVFPGGRFHLTDRDADVMNFLADHLNGSSAAA encoded by the coding sequence GTGCCGGATCCTGCCGGGAGCGTTTCCGCTCCCACCTTCGAGGTCGCAAGACGCCTGGAGCAGGACGGCCAGGGCCTGAGCAGGGTCTTCGTCTCCGGCAGACGGGCGCCGTCGCGCCCCGGCCCCGACGAGCGGGTCCACCTCCGCGACGACGGCGGCATCGTGGCGGAGATGAGGGAACCGAGCGGCACCGATCCGTCGGTGTTCGCGAGCGAGGAGATCCTGCGCATGGTCCTTCCGGCCCTGCGATCGGATTGCCGCGCCGCCGAGACGTACCGCACCGAGCCCGGTGCCGCCCTGGCCTCCCCGATCACCGCCCTGACCGGCGACGCCGATCCCCGGACCTCGATCGACGGCGCCCGGGCCTGGAGAGAACTCACCTCCGGGGACTTCCGGCTGGAAGTGTTCCCCGGCGGGCGCTTCCATCTGACCGACCGGGACGCCGACGTGATGAATTTCCTCGCGGACCATCTGAACGGGTCGAGCGCGGCGGCCTGA
- a CDS encoding TetR/AcrR family transcriptional regulator C-terminal domain-containing protein, whose protein sequence is MRRLGEAVGVEAMSLYNHVADKEDLLDGMVDLVFGEVEPPAVGDHWHGAMRKRARSMRLALSRHRWAIGLMESRSNPGPATLRHYDAVLGCLRRGGLSLTLTAHAVSVLDGYVYGFALQEKALPLDSPEETAALAESIMSRFQEGEYPYLAEIATAHVLRPGYSYGDEFYFGLDLILDGLERAAGAPERD, encoded by the coding sequence ATGCGCAGGCTCGGCGAGGCCGTCGGGGTCGAGGCGATGTCCCTCTACAACCACGTGGCCGACAAGGAGGACCTGCTCGACGGCATGGTCGACCTCGTCTTCGGCGAGGTCGAGCCGCCCGCCGTCGGCGACCACTGGCACGGGGCGATGCGGAAGCGGGCCCGCTCGATGCGCCTCGCCCTGTCCCGCCACCGGTGGGCGATCGGGCTGATGGAGTCGCGGTCGAACCCCGGCCCTGCCACCCTGCGCCACTACGACGCGGTCCTCGGCTGCCTCCGCCGGGGCGGACTCTCGCTGACGCTGACCGCCCACGCCGTCTCGGTGCTAGACGGCTACGTCTACGGGTTCGCGCTCCAGGAGAAGGCCCTGCCCCTCGACTCCCCGGAGGAGACCGCCGCCCTGGCGGAGTCGATCATGAGCCGCTTCCAGGAGGGCGAGTACCCGTACCTGGCCGAGATCGCGACCGCCCACGTCCTGCGTCCGGGCTACTCCTACGGCGACGAGTTCTACTTCGGACTCGACCTGATCCTCGACGGGCTCGAACGGGCGGCCGGGGCACCGGAACGCGACTGA